Proteins found in one Amycolatopsis camponoti genomic segment:
- a CDS encoding carbohydrate ABC transporter permease codes for MTVLDKVAPEGSKAGERTSPRPTFRHRLSRWDVKVSPYLYIAPFFILFGIVGLFPLLYTAYVSLFKWEAGSDDPDFIGLDNFKELFADAQFWNALTNTISIFLLSSVPQIIIAVLLAAMLGARLRGATGWRVGILLPYAASLVAIGIIFANLFGPKYGLINGVLQTIGLDPVDWQASRFGSHVAIAIMVNWRWTGYNALIVLAAMQAIPKELHEAALIDGAGTWRRFWNVTLPLLRPTLIFVTITSTIGGLQIFTEPKLFDAMPGSNNGGSTNQFQTVTLYLYQTAFQNADLGYASAIAWVLFVIIVLIALGNFFLTGRLARPQAVKKK; via the coding sequence ATGACCGTCCTCGACAAGGTCGCGCCGGAAGGGAGCAAGGCCGGGGAGCGCACGTCTCCCCGGCCCACCTTCCGTCACCGGTTGAGCCGGTGGGACGTCAAGGTCTCGCCGTACCTCTACATCGCGCCGTTCTTCATCCTCTTCGGGATCGTCGGGCTGTTTCCGCTGCTCTACACCGCGTACGTCTCGCTGTTCAAGTGGGAAGCCGGGAGCGACGACCCCGACTTCATCGGCCTCGACAACTTCAAGGAGCTCTTCGCCGACGCGCAGTTCTGGAACGCGCTGACGAACACGATCAGCATCTTCCTGCTCTCCAGCGTCCCGCAGATCATCATCGCCGTGCTGCTGGCGGCCATGCTCGGCGCCCGGCTGCGCGGTGCCACCGGCTGGCGGGTGGGCATCCTGCTGCCGTACGCGGCCAGCCTCGTCGCCATCGGCATCATCTTCGCCAACCTGTTCGGCCCCAAGTACGGGCTGATCAACGGCGTGCTGCAGACCATCGGGCTGGACCCGGTCGACTGGCAGGCCAGCCGCTTCGGCAGCCACGTCGCGATCGCGATCATGGTCAACTGGCGCTGGACCGGCTACAACGCCCTGATCGTGCTGGCGGCCATGCAGGCCATCCCGAAGGAGCTGCACGAGGCGGCGCTGATCGACGGCGCCGGCACGTGGCGCCGCTTCTGGAACGTCACCCTGCCGCTGCTCCGGCCGACGCTGATCTTCGTCACCATCACCTCGACGATCGGCGGCCTGCAGATCTTCACCGAGCCGAAGCTGTTCGACGCCATGCCCGGGTCGAACAACGGCGGTTCCACCAACCAGTTCCAGACCGTGACGCTGTACCTCTACCAGACGGCGTTCCAGAACGCCGATCTCGGCTACGCCTCGGCGATCGCCTGGGTGCTGTTCGTGATCATCGTGCTGATCGCGCTGGGGAACTTCTTCCTCACCGGCCGGCTCGCGCGTCCCCAGGCGGTGAAGAAGAAATGA
- a CDS encoding ABC transporter substrate-binding protein: MRTIRNGLVLALGITMTALGATACGGGGDATPPAAGPNEHVDLTLATFTEFGYEALIPEYERLHPNIKITHRKTGQGGPYHEELVTKLAAGSGLADVTALEEGHLSDFLDKGSKFNDLSKIGPADASPDRWLSWKYDAAKTKDGKLIGYGTDIGPLAMCYRKDMFQAAGLPTDPEQVKPLFATWDSYFAAGADYVSKTKGKAWFDSAAQNFNAMVNQLPQGYIGNDDKLAVEGNQGIKDAWTKVTDAVAKGESAKLTAFSNEWNTGFKQGAFATKVCPAWMLGVIKEQAGPENANKWAVTAAFPGGGGNWGGSYLTVPTQSKHPKEAAELAAWLTAPEQQIKAFQAKGTFPSQVKALSDPALLSQTDAYFGGAKVGELFAEQAKKVQKPQYKGPGDGQIQENASSPALQAVEQGKSAADGWNQMVDAAKKITR, encoded by the coding sequence GTGAGAACGATCCGGAACGGCCTGGTCCTGGCACTGGGCATCACGATGACGGCGCTCGGCGCCACGGCCTGTGGTGGCGGCGGTGACGCAACGCCCCCCGCCGCCGGTCCGAACGAGCACGTCGACCTGACGCTGGCGACGTTCACCGAGTTCGGCTACGAGGCCCTCATCCCGGAGTACGAGCGGCTGCACCCGAACATCAAGATCACCCACCGCAAGACCGGCCAGGGCGGCCCGTACCACGAAGAGCTCGTCACCAAGCTCGCCGCCGGCTCGGGCCTCGCCGACGTCACGGCGCTGGAAGAGGGCCACCTGTCCGACTTCCTCGACAAGGGCTCGAAGTTCAACGACCTGAGCAAGATCGGGCCGGCCGACGCCTCCCCCGACCGCTGGCTGAGCTGGAAGTACGACGCCGCCAAGACCAAGGACGGCAAGCTCATCGGCTACGGCACCGACATCGGCCCGCTCGCCATGTGCTACCGCAAGGACATGTTCCAGGCCGCCGGCCTGCCGACCGACCCCGAGCAGGTCAAGCCGCTGTTCGCCACCTGGGACAGCTACTTCGCCGCCGGCGCCGACTACGTCTCCAAGACGAAGGGCAAGGCCTGGTTCGACTCGGCCGCGCAGAACTTCAACGCGATGGTCAACCAGCTCCCCCAGGGCTACATCGGCAACGACGACAAGCTCGCCGTCGAGGGCAACCAGGGCATCAAGGACGCCTGGACGAAGGTCACCGACGCCGTCGCCAAGGGCGAGTCGGCCAAGCTGACCGCGTTCAGCAACGAGTGGAACACCGGCTTCAAGCAGGGCGCGTTCGCCACGAAGGTGTGCCCGGCGTGGATGCTCGGAGTGATCAAGGAGCAGGCCGGCCCGGAGAACGCGAACAAGTGGGCCGTCACCGCGGCCTTCCCCGGCGGCGGCGGCAACTGGGGCGGCTCGTACCTGACCGTGCCGACGCAGTCGAAGCACCCGAAGGAGGCCGCCGAGCTCGCGGCCTGGCTGACCGCGCCGGAGCAGCAGATCAAGGCGTTCCAGGCCAAGGGCACCTTCCCGAGCCAGGTCAAGGCCCTGTCGGACCCGGCGCTGCTGAGCCAGACCGACGCCTACTTCGGCGGCGCGAAGGTCGGCGAGCTGTTCGCCGAGCAGGCCAAGAAGGTCCAGAAGCCGCAGTACAAGGGCCCGGGCGACGGACAGATCCAGGAGAACGCGTCCAGCCCGGCCCTGCAGGCGGTCGAACAGGGCAAGTCGGCGGCGGACGGCTGGAACCAGATGGTCGACGCCGCGAAGAAGATCACGCGCTGA
- a CDS encoding LacI family DNA-binding transcriptional regulator gives MEDVAAFAGVSRSTASRALNDDAYVSAAAREKVLAAARDLGYSPNQAARSLVTRRTGAVAVVLSEPEARLLDDPYRTAVMRAGYRELADVGRQMVLIFSDTREDLSKTVRFLEGGHVDGALVFAPHRADPLPKALRLLRIPVVFGGQAAGIRRGVHVVDFDNESGARLAVEHLVASGRRRIGTIAGPQDQSAPIDRLAGWRKTLLDAGLDPADLAEEADFTLSGGANAMSALLARHPDLDAVFVASDMMAVGALRTLDSAGRRIPEDVAVVSFDDNATLAPAMDPPLTSVHQDPREQVHAMVETLMQLLDDQSLKPRQQILPVSLAVRASS, from the coding sequence CTGGAGGACGTCGCGGCGTTCGCCGGCGTGTCGCGGTCTACGGCGTCACGTGCGCTGAACGACGACGCGTACGTCAGCGCGGCGGCGCGCGAGAAGGTCCTCGCCGCCGCCCGTGACCTGGGCTATTCCCCGAACCAGGCGGCTCGCTCCCTGGTCACCCGGCGCACCGGGGCCGTCGCCGTGGTCCTCTCGGAGCCCGAGGCCCGCCTCCTCGACGACCCGTACCGGACCGCCGTCATGCGGGCCGGCTACCGCGAGCTCGCCGACGTCGGCCGCCAGATGGTGCTCATCTTCAGCGACACGCGCGAGGACCTGAGCAAGACCGTCCGGTTCCTCGAGGGCGGCCACGTCGACGGCGCGCTGGTGTTCGCGCCGCACCGGGCCGATCCGCTGCCCAAGGCGCTGCGGCTGCTGCGCATCCCGGTGGTGTTCGGCGGGCAGGCGGCCGGCATCCGCCGCGGCGTGCACGTCGTCGACTTCGACAACGAGAGCGGCGCCCGGCTGGCGGTGGAGCACCTGGTCGCGTCCGGGCGGCGGCGGATCGGCACGATCGCCGGGCCGCAGGACCAGAGCGCCCCGATCGACCGGCTCGCCGGCTGGCGCAAGACCCTCCTGGACGCCGGGCTCGACCCCGCCGACCTGGCCGAAGAGGCCGACTTCACGCTGTCCGGCGGCGCGAACGCGATGTCCGCCCTGCTGGCCAGGCACCCGGACCTCGACGCGGTGTTCGTCGCGAGCGACATGATGGCGGTGGGCGCGCTGCGCACGCTGGACTCGGCCGGCCGCCGCATCCCCGAAGACGTCGCGGTGGTCAGCTTCGACGACAACGCCACGCTCGCCCCGGCGATGGACCCGCCCCTGACGTCGGTCCACCAGGACCCCCGCGAGCAGGTCCACGCGATGGTCGAGACGTTGATGCAGCTGCTCGACGACCAGAGCCTCAAGCCGCGCCAGCAGATCCTCCCGGTCTCCCTGGCGGTCCGCGCCTCGAGCTGA
- a CDS encoding glycoside hydrolase family 48 protein, with protein MASAVVAFTAALVVPSSALAADVACSVTYTTNDWDTGFTANVSLRNDGAPLDSWKVGWTFLDGQKVQQGWSATFAQTGAAVTATNLSYNGHLDTGASTSFGFNGSKGSANRPPTDFSVNGTACTGANKAPTVSLTAPTSSGTYYAPATIPLAATAADADGTVSKVEFYAGDTLLATDTAAPFEGSWGSVPAGTYSITAKAYDNKNASTTSSPVSVKVLSGPTIVATPATAQVKQGGTTTFAVSLAGAPTAAVTVAVARTAGSTDLTAGPASLTFTTANWSTPQNVTVQSADNGGALGSATFTASSSGYTAATVTVNEISSSTSDYQLAFLTQYNKIKDPNNGYFRKFGNILVPYHSIETLIVEAPDHGHETTSEAFSYYLWLEASYGRVTGDWAPFNQAWTSIETYAIPSAADQPGNSGYNASKPATYAAEYPSPKQYPSQLQSGVSVGADPIAAELKAAYGSADVYGMHWLLDVDNIYKFGHCEDGTNTAPAFINTFQRGSQESVWETVTQPSCDILKFGGKNGYLDLFTGDSSYAKQWKYTDAPDADARAVQVAFQAEKWAGAQGKSADVAAVVKKASKMGDYLRYSLFDKYFKKIGNCVGASTCAAGTGKDSEHYLVSWYYAWGGSMDSSSAWAWRIGDGAAHQGYQNPLAAYALSADPGLKVTSATGAQDWATSLGRQMEFLQWLQSSEGGLAGGATNSWEGQYGTPPSGTPTFYGMFYDQQPVWHDPPSNQWFGFQTWGMERIAEYYQATGDARAKKILDKWVPWAIANTTVGAGGSFQIPADLTWSGAPDTWNATSPGANTGLHVTVKNYSNDVGVAASLAKTLLYYASGSSNAQAKTVGEQLLTALSANTDTKGIAVPETRTDYNRFDDAYNATTDQGLYVPTGWTGTMPNGDAINSSSTFESIRSFYKSDPQWPKVQSYLDGGAAPTFTYHRFWAQSEIATAFAAHVALFG; from the coding sequence ATGGCCTCGGCCGTGGTCGCGTTCACCGCGGCGCTGGTCGTCCCCTCCTCGGCGCTCGCCGCCGACGTCGCCTGTTCCGTCACCTACACCACCAACGACTGGGACACCGGGTTCACCGCCAATGTCTCGCTGCGCAACGACGGCGCGCCGCTCGACAGCTGGAAGGTCGGCTGGACGTTCCTCGACGGCCAGAAGGTCCAGCAGGGCTGGAGCGCCACCTTCGCCCAGACCGGCGCCGCGGTCACCGCGACGAACCTCTCCTACAACGGCCACCTCGACACCGGTGCCAGCACGAGCTTCGGCTTCAACGGCTCGAAGGGCTCCGCCAACCGTCCGCCCACCGACTTCTCCGTCAACGGCACCGCGTGCACCGGCGCCAACAAGGCCCCCACCGTCAGCCTGACGGCGCCGACGTCCTCCGGCACCTACTACGCCCCGGCCACCATCCCGCTCGCCGCCACGGCCGCCGACGCCGACGGCACGGTGAGCAAGGTCGAGTTCTACGCCGGCGACACCCTCCTGGCCACCGACACGGCCGCACCGTTCGAGGGCAGCTGGGGCAGCGTCCCGGCCGGGACGTACTCGATCACGGCCAAGGCCTACGACAACAAGAACGCCTCCACGACGTCCAGCCCGGTGAGCGTGAAGGTCCTTTCCGGACCGACGATCGTCGCCACGCCGGCGACCGCGCAGGTCAAGCAGGGCGGGACGACGACGTTCGCCGTCAGCCTCGCCGGCGCGCCCACCGCGGCGGTCACCGTCGCGGTGGCCAGGACGGCGGGCAGCACCGACCTGACCGCGGGCCCCGCGAGCCTCACCTTCACGACGGCGAACTGGAGCACTCCGCAGAACGTCACCGTGCAGAGCGCCGACAACGGGGGAGCGCTGGGCAGCGCCACCTTCACCGCGAGCAGCAGCGGCTACACCGCGGCGACGGTGACGGTCAACGAGATCTCGTCGTCCACTTCGGACTACCAGCTCGCGTTCCTGACCCAGTACAACAAGATCAAGGACCCGAACAACGGCTACTTCCGCAAGTTCGGGAACATCCTGGTGCCCTACCACTCGATCGAGACGCTGATCGTCGAGGCGCCGGACCACGGCCACGAGACGACGTCGGAGGCGTTCAGCTACTACCTGTGGCTGGAAGCGTCCTACGGGCGGGTCACCGGTGACTGGGCCCCGTTCAACCAGGCCTGGACGTCGATCGAGACGTACGCGATCCCGTCCGCGGCCGACCAGCCGGGCAACTCCGGCTACAACGCGAGCAAGCCGGCCACCTACGCGGCCGAGTACCCGAGCCCGAAGCAGTACCCGTCACAGCTGCAGTCCGGCGTGTCGGTCGGCGCCGACCCGATCGCGGCGGAGCTCAAGGCGGCCTACGGCTCGGCGGACGTCTACGGCATGCACTGGCTGCTCGACGTCGACAACATCTACAAGTTCGGCCACTGCGAGGACGGCACGAACACCGCGCCGGCGTTCATCAACACCTTCCAGCGCGGTTCGCAGGAGTCGGTCTGGGAGACGGTCACCCAGCCCAGCTGCGACATCCTGAAGTTCGGCGGCAAGAACGGCTACCTCGACCTGTTCACCGGCGACTCGTCCTACGCCAAGCAGTGGAAGTACACCGACGCGCCCGACGCGGACGCCCGCGCCGTGCAGGTGGCCTTCCAGGCCGAGAAGTGGGCCGGCGCGCAGGGCAAGAGCGCCGACGTCGCGGCCGTCGTGAAGAAGGCGTCGAAGATGGGCGACTACCTGCGGTACTCGCTGTTCGACAAGTACTTCAAGAAGATCGGCAACTGCGTCGGAGCGTCCACCTGCGCGGCGGGCACCGGCAAGGACAGCGAGCACTACCTCGTCTCCTGGTACTACGCCTGGGGCGGCTCGATGGACTCGTCCAGCGCCTGGGCCTGGCGCATCGGTGACGGTGCGGCCCACCAGGGCTACCAGAACCCGCTGGCCGCGTACGCGCTGTCGGCGGACCCGGGGCTGAAAGTCACCTCGGCGACCGGCGCGCAGGACTGGGCGACCAGCCTCGGCCGGCAGATGGAGTTCCTGCAGTGGCTGCAGTCGTCCGAAGGCGGGCTCGCCGGCGGCGCGACCAACAGCTGGGAAGGCCAGTACGGCACCCCGCCGTCCGGCACGCCGACCTTCTACGGGATGTTCTACGACCAGCAACCGGTCTGGCACGACCCGCCGAGCAACCAGTGGTTCGGCTTCCAGACCTGGGGCATGGAACGCATCGCCGAGTACTACCAGGCGACCGGCGACGCCCGCGCGAAGAAGATCCTCGACAAGTGGGTCCCGTGGGCGATCGCGAACACCACGGTCGGCGCCGGCGGGAGCTTCCAGATCCCGGCCGACCTGACCTGGAGCGGCGCGCCGGACACCTGGAACGCCACCAGCCCGGGGGCGAACACCGGCCTGCACGTCACGGTGAAGAACTACAGCAACGACGTCGGGGTCGCGGCCTCGCTGGCCAAGACGCTGCTCTACTACGCGTCGGGGTCGAGCAACGCCCAGGCGAAGACGGTCGGGGAGCAGCTGCTCACCGCGCTGTCGGCCAACACCGACACCAAGGGCATCGCGGTGCCGGAGACCCGGACGGACTACAACCGGTTCGACGACGCCTACAACGCCACCACCGACCAGGGCCTGTACGTGCCCACCGGGTGGACCGGCACGATGCCGAACGGCGACGCGATCAACTCCAGCTCCACGTTCGAGTCGATCCGGTCGTTCTACAAGAGCGACCCGCAGTGGCCGAAGGTCCAGTCCTACCTGGACGGTGGCGCCGCGCCGACGTTCACCTACCACCGGTTCTGGGCGCAGTCGGAGATCGCCACGGCGTTCGCCGCGCACGTCGCCCTGTTCGGCTGA
- a CDS encoding cellulase family glycosylhydrolase, producing the protein MKRLLALAVAALVGGAVLTASPATAAPQATGTGTGYWHASGSQLVDATGAPVRMTGVNWFGAETGNYSPHGLWSRNYKDMLDQMAGLGYNTLRLPYSNQLFDAGVKPNSIDAVQNPDLQGLSGLQVLDKIIAYAGTKGMRVILDQHRPDSGAQSPLWYTSAYPESRWLSDWTMLAQHYKGNTTVIGADLHNEPHSIQGGGGACWGCGDTATDWRLAAERGGNAVLAANPDWLVIVEGVDCVSGTGDPQCGWWGGNLSGARQFPVRLSKPDKLVYSAHEYATSVFAQPWFSDPSFPANLPALWDHFFGYLQKQNIAPVLLGEFGTTLADPRDKTWLQELMKYAGTGATGMSFTYWSWNPNSGDTGGILNDDWTTVNQAKQAILQPYLIPPVGSGGGTTDPPPAVSCAVTYHVDNAWQGGFVASVTLKNTGTSPLKTWALGWTVPSGTQITGGWGATVTQSGQQATAKAPTWAPDLAGGASTSIGFQATGASTGNPSGFAIGSTPCSA; encoded by the coding sequence ATGAAGCGACTGCTCGCCCTCGCGGTCGCCGCACTGGTCGGGGGCGCCGTTCTCACGGCGTCCCCGGCCACCGCGGCCCCGCAGGCAACCGGGACCGGCACCGGGTACTGGCACGCGTCGGGCTCCCAGCTCGTCGACGCCACCGGCGCGCCGGTCCGGATGACCGGCGTCAACTGGTTCGGCGCCGAGACCGGCAACTACTCGCCGCACGGCCTGTGGAGCCGCAACTACAAGGACATGCTCGACCAGATGGCGGGCCTCGGCTACAACACGCTGCGGCTCCCGTACTCCAACCAGCTCTTCGACGCCGGCGTCAAGCCGAACAGCATCGACGCCGTCCAGAACCCGGACCTGCAAGGGCTTTCCGGGCTCCAGGTGCTCGACAAGATCATCGCGTATGCCGGGACCAAGGGGATGCGCGTCATCCTCGACCAGCACCGGCCGGACTCCGGCGCGCAGTCCCCGCTCTGGTACACCAGCGCGTATCCCGAGAGCCGCTGGCTGTCCGACTGGACGATGCTCGCGCAGCACTACAAGGGCAACACCACGGTGATCGGCGCCGACCTGCACAACGAGCCGCACTCGATCCAGGGTGGCGGCGGCGCGTGCTGGGGTTGCGGCGACACCGCGACCGACTGGCGCCTGGCCGCCGAACGCGGGGGCAACGCCGTCCTCGCGGCCAACCCGGACTGGCTGGTCATCGTCGAGGGCGTCGACTGCGTCAGCGGCACCGGCGACCCGCAGTGCGGCTGGTGGGGCGGCAACCTCTCCGGCGCGCGGCAGTTCCCGGTGCGACTGTCCAAACCGGACAAGCTCGTCTACTCGGCCCACGAGTACGCGACGTCGGTGTTCGCCCAGCCGTGGTTCTCCGACCCGTCGTTCCCGGCGAACCTGCCGGCGCTCTGGGACCACTTCTTCGGCTACCTGCAGAAGCAGAACATCGCGCCGGTGCTGCTCGGCGAGTTCGGCACCACCCTCGCCGACCCGCGCGACAAGACCTGGCTGCAGGAGCTGATGAAGTACGCCGGCACCGGCGCGACCGGGATGAGCTTCACGTACTGGTCGTGGAACCCCAACTCCGGTGACACCGGCGGCATCCTCAACGACGACTGGACGACGGTCAACCAGGCCAAGCAGGCGATCCTGCAGCCGTACCTGATCCCACCCGTGGGCTCGGGTGGCGGGACGACGGATCCGCCGCCCGCGGTGAGCTGCGCGGTCACCTACCACGTCGACAACGCCTGGCAGGGCGGGTTCGTCGCCTCCGTGACGCTCAAGAACACCGGCACCTCGCCGCTGAAGACCTGGGCGCTCGGCTGGACCGTGCCGTCGGGGACGCAGATCACCGGTGGCTGGGGCGCCACCGTCACCCAGTCCGGCCAGCAGGCGACGGCCAAGGCGCCCACCTGGGCGCCGGACCTGGCCGGCGGCGCTTCGACGTCGATCGGCTTCCAGGCGACCGGCGCCTCGACCGGTAACCCGAGCGGCTTCGCCATCGGTTCCACCCCCTGCAGCGCCTGA
- a CDS encoding glycoside hydrolase family 6 protein codes for MKSEFWNPKRKVRLAAASSVTAAAVVAGLLVAGGSPAVAATGCKVTYATNLYEPGFTANITVTNLGDPITSGWDLQWDFGGNQQVQQGWSATFTQTGKHVSAKNPSWGATLGTNATASLGFNGQYSGSNAAPTSFTLNGVVCDGSTGGPSTTPTTPTTPTTPTTPTTPTTTTTPQPGTHVDNPYAGSKGYVNPDWSAEVSAAAAAKGGTLGAQMAKVANTSTAVWLDRIAAIEGTSSARGLRGHLDAALSQVSGGTPVTIQIVVYDLPNRDCAALASNGELQAGSNGLARYKSEYIDPIASILSDAKYAPLRVVAVVEPDSLPNLITNTATAKCAEAQSTGAYTQGIQYALNKLHAISNVYNYLDIAHSAWLGWDSNFQPFVNLVKQTLQGTTAGVNSIDGFISDTANYTPLTEPNLPDSSLNVGGQPLRSATFYQWNPYFAEVPFATAMYNAFVSAGLPSGIGMLVDTSRNGWGGSARPSGASGSTVDAYVNSGRIDRRLHRGNWCNQSGAGLGLRPTASPAAHFDAYVWIKPPGESDGASSQIPNDEGKGFDRMCDPTYHGSDQANGGNLTGALPNSPLSGKWFQAQFEELVQNAYPPVS; via the coding sequence ATGAAGAGTGAATTCTGGAACCCGAAGAGGAAGGTGCGGCTCGCCGCGGCTTCCTCGGTGACGGCCGCCGCGGTCGTCGCCGGGCTGCTGGTGGCGGGCGGCAGCCCGGCGGTCGCCGCCACCGGCTGCAAGGTCACCTACGCGACCAACCTGTACGAGCCCGGGTTCACCGCGAACATCACGGTGACCAACCTGGGTGACCCGATCACGTCCGGCTGGGACCTCCAGTGGGACTTCGGCGGCAACCAGCAGGTCCAGCAGGGCTGGAGCGCGACGTTCACCCAGACCGGCAAGCACGTCAGCGCGAAGAACCCGTCCTGGGGCGCCACGCTGGGGACGAACGCCACCGCGAGCCTCGGCTTCAACGGCCAGTACTCGGGGTCGAACGCCGCCCCGACGTCGTTCACGCTCAACGGCGTCGTCTGCGACGGCAGCACGGGCGGCCCGTCGACCACGCCCACGACGCCGACGACCCCCACCACCCCGACCACGCCCACCACCCCGACGACCACGACCACGCCGCAGCCCGGCACCCACGTCGACAACCCGTACGCGGGCTCGAAGGGGTACGTGAACCCGGACTGGTCGGCCGAGGTGTCCGCCGCGGCCGCGGCCAAGGGCGGCACGCTCGGCGCCCAGATGGCGAAGGTGGCCAACACCTCCACCGCCGTCTGGCTCGACCGGATCGCGGCGATCGAGGGCACCTCGAGTGCCCGCGGCCTGCGAGGGCACCTCGACGCCGCGCTGAGCCAGGTCAGCGGTGGCACGCCGGTGACGATCCAGATCGTCGTGTACGACCTGCCGAACCGCGACTGCGCGGCGCTGGCGTCCAACGGTGAGCTGCAGGCCGGCTCGAACGGCCTGGCCCGGTACAAGTCCGAGTACATCGACCCGATCGCCTCGATCCTCTCGGACGCGAAGTACGCGCCGCTGCGGGTCGTCGCGGTCGTCGAGCCGGACTCGCTGCCGAACCTGATCACCAACACCGCGACGGCCAAGTGCGCCGAAGCGCAGTCCACCGGCGCGTACACCCAGGGCATCCAGTACGCGCTGAACAAGCTGCACGCGATCTCCAACGTCTACAACTACCTGGACATCGCGCACTCGGCGTGGCTGGGCTGGGACAGCAACTTCCAGCCGTTCGTGAACCTGGTCAAGCAGACGCTGCAGGGCACGACGGCCGGGGTGAACAGCATCGACGGCTTCATCAGCGACACGGCGAACTACACCCCGCTGACCGAGCCGAACCTGCCCGACTCGAGCCTCAACGTCGGCGGCCAGCCGCTGCGGTCGGCGACGTTCTACCAGTGGAACCCGTACTTCGCGGAGGTGCCGTTCGCCACGGCGATGTACAACGCGTTCGTCTCCGCGGGCCTGCCGAGCGGCATCGGCATGCTGGTCGACACCTCCCGCAACGGCTGGGGCGGCTCGGCCCGGCCCAGCGGCGCCTCCGGATCCACTGTGGACGCCTACGTCAACTCGGGCCGGATCGACCGGCGGCTGCACCGCGGCAACTGGTGCAACCAGAGCGGTGCGGGGCTGGGCCTGCGGCCCACGGCCTCTCCCGCGGCGCACTTCGACGCCTACGTCTGGATCAAGCCGCCGGGTGAGTCCGACGGCGCGAGCTCGCAGATCCCGAACGACGAGGGCAAGGGCTTCGACCGGATGTGCGACCCGACCTACCACGGCAGCGACCAGGCCAACGGCGGCAACCTGACCGGCGCCCTGCCGAACTCGCCGCTGTCGGGCAAGTGGTTCCAGGCCCAGTTCGAAGAGCTGGTCCAGAACGCCTACCCGCCGGTTTCGTAA
- a CDS encoding GH12 family glycosyl hydrolase domain-containing protein, which yields MKNRLRATLASFGAASVLLSGGVVLTAPPAAADTQLCDKYGSLRIQSGKYIVQNNNWGDDTTQCLSVSASGFTVTTASHNRPTNGAPGSYPSVYAGCHYGNCSSGSGLPRQVRSLGSLRSHVDYTTVQAGQWDAAYDVWYDPSPNPSGQNTGAEVMIWGNHRGAPQPVGSVIGTAQLAGATWTVWFGNIGWNVISYVRNSGTDSLDVNLSDFTRDGVNRGKISDAWYLTSVQFGFEPWQGQTGLGVRSFSVSG from the coding sequence ATGAAGAACCGGCTACGAGCCACACTGGCGTCGTTCGGGGCCGCGAGCGTGCTGCTGTCCGGCGGCGTCGTGCTGACCGCCCCACCGGCCGCGGCCGACACGCAGCTGTGCGACAAGTACGGCTCGCTGCGCATCCAGAGCGGCAAGTACATCGTGCAGAACAACAACTGGGGCGACGACACGACCCAGTGCCTGTCGGTGTCCGCGAGCGGCTTCACGGTCACGACGGCGTCCCACAACCGTCCGACGAACGGGGCCCCGGGCAGCTACCCGTCCGTCTACGCCGGCTGCCACTACGGCAACTGCAGTTCCGGCAGCGGCCTGCCCCGCCAGGTCCGGTCGCTCGGCTCGTTGCGGTCCCATGTGGACTACACGACCGTCCAGGCGGGACAGTGGGACGCCGCCTACGACGTCTGGTACGACCCTTCGCCGAACCCGTCCGGGCAGAACACCGGCGCCGAGGTGATGATCTGGGGCAACCACCGGGGTGCCCCGCAGCCGGTCGGCAGCGTGATCGGCACCGCCCAGCTCGCCGGCGCGACGTGGACCGTCTGGTTCGGGAACATCGGCTGGAACGTGATTTCCTACGTCCGGAACTCCGGAACCGACAGCCTCGACGTGAACCTGTCCGACTTCACCAGGGACGGCGTGAACCGCGGCAAGATCAGCGACGCCTGGTACCTGACGAGCGTCCAGTTCGGGTTCGAGCCGTGGCAGGGCCAGACCGGGCTGGGCGTGCGCTCGTTCAGCGTGTCCGGCTAG
- a CDS encoding GNAT family N-acetyltransferase has translation MTTPDLTPLAGHRVRHPGPDDHLPVLAVLDTWWGGLGGDEGSRQRALLLPKLMFQHFTGSSFLVTADDRIVAFLIGFLSPSRPAESYIHFVGVDPAERGKGLGAALYERFFAYSRAHGRSTVRAITSPVNKGSHAFHTRLGFVTEAGPKEVGGLPVQPDYDGPGLDRLSFRKDL, from the coding sequence ATGACGACTCCCGACCTCACCCCGCTCGCGGGCCACCGCGTCCGGCACCCCGGCCCGGACGACCACCTGCCCGTCCTCGCCGTCCTCGACACGTGGTGGGGCGGGCTCGGCGGCGACGAAGGCTCCCGCCAGCGGGCCCTCCTGCTGCCCAAGCTGATGTTCCAGCACTTCACCGGCAGCAGCTTCCTGGTGACCGCGGACGACCGGATCGTCGCGTTCCTGATCGGGTTCCTCTCGCCGTCCCGGCCGGCCGAGAGCTACATCCACTTCGTCGGCGTCGACCCCGCCGAGCGCGGCAAGGGTCTCGGCGCCGCCCTGTACGAGCGCTTCTTCGCCTACAGCCGCGCGCACGGGCGCAGCACCGTCCGCGCCATCACGTCGCCGGTGAACAAGGGTTCGCACGCCTTCCACACCCGGCTGGGGTTCGTCACCGAAGCGGGCCCGAAGGAGGTCGGCGGACTGCCGGTCCAGCCCGACTACGACGGGCCGGGCCTGGACCGGCTGTCCTTCCGCAAGGACCTCTAG